One stretch of Actinomycetota bacterium DNA includes these proteins:
- a CDS encoding DUF805 domain-containing protein: MQYHPVRHKHCWEEDDLFFIGNYLHVVRNYYTFEGRASRREYWAYILVHGVIVLGLFAIDSAFGLFFGADYGVLSTTYGVALAFPTVAVAARRLHDVDLSSCWLAISAVPLIGFLVLLSSLVQRGTRGDNRFGADPYGPRHVTMPSDGGSPYATRRGRFFVCPWCEQSNPAGRSCCQWCNKPYREEAGQEHQVLGV, translated from the coding sequence TTGCAGTATCATCCGGTTAGGCACAAGCATTGTTGGGAGGAGGACGACCTGTTCTTTATCGGGAACTACCTGCACGTCGTGCGGAATTACTACACTTTCGAGGGCCGAGCCTCTCGACGGGAGTACTGGGCATACATTTTGGTCCACGGCGTCATCGTGCTGGGACTCTTCGCAATTGACTCGGCCTTCGGGCTCTTCTTCGGTGCGGACTACGGAGTTTTGAGCACCACCTACGGTGTCGCACTTGCTTTCCCAACGGTCGCCGTGGCGGCCCGACGGCTGCACGATGTGGACCTCAGCAGCTGTTGGCTCGCCATTTCTGCAGTGCCACTGATCGGGTTTCTCGTCCTGCTGTCCTCCCTTGTGCAGCGAGGGACACGCGGGGACAACCGCTTCGGCGCTGATCCATACGGTCCGCGCCACGTGACGATGCCCTCAGACGGAGGGTCTCCTTATGCCACCCGACGAGGCCGGTTCTTCGTTTGTCCATGGTGCGAGCAGTCGAACCCGGCTGGGCGGTCGTGCTGTCAGTGGTGCAATAA
- a CDS encoding HigA family addiction module antitoxin, with product MKTKLAPVTPGELLWEEFLAPMGISRYRLAKEIGVPAQRIGEIVAGRRAITADTDLRLCRFFGLSDGYWLRAQAAYDTEVARELLAEELESIHPWTNAVG from the coding sequence ATGAAGACCAAACTGGCGCCGGTCACTCCAGGCGAGCTGCTGTGGGAGGAGTTCTTGGCTCCCATGGGCATCTCGCGCTATCGGCTTGCGAAAGAGATCGGGGTACCTGCTCAGCGCATCGGCGAGATTGTTGCCGGACGCCGCGCGATCACGGCTGACACGGACCTTCGCTTGTGTCGGTTCTTCGGCTTGTCCGACGGTTACTGGCTGCGCGCTCAGGCTGCCTACGATACCGAGGTCGCGCGGGAGCTGTTGGCTGAGGAGCTTGAGAGCATCCATCCTTGGACGAACGCTGTCGGGTAG